The proteins below are encoded in one region of Deltaproteobacteria bacterium:
- a CDS encoding TIR domain-containing protein, translated as MNYGTTRKVFISYHHRGDQRWFDEFTRMFADHYEIFHDNSLDGRIRSDDPEYINRAIREEHIVGSSITIALCGAATWKRKYVDWEIHSTLHHEHALLGIALPTATRGDQGKIVVPSRLHDNIQSDYAHWLGSWATDPQALKAAMELAIQKSQDTGKIRNEREKMGRNLS; from the coding sequence ATGAACTACGGAACCACACGGAAGGTTTTTATCAGCTACCACCATCGTGGAGACCAACGATGGTTTGACGAGTTCACGCGGATGTTCGCGGACCACTATGAGATCTTTCACGACAACTCGCTGGACGGGAGGATTCGAAGCGACGATCCCGAGTATATCAATCGCGCCATTCGTGAGGAGCATATTGTCGGGAGCTCGATCACGATTGCCCTGTGCGGGGCGGCGACGTGGAAACGCAAATACGTCGACTGGGAGATTCACTCGACGCTTCACCACGAGCATGCTCTTCTGGGCATCGCCCTGCCGACTGCCACAAGGGGTGATCAGGGCAAGATCGTCGTCCCCAGTCGACTGCACGACAACATTCAGAGCGACTATGCGCACTGGCTTGGCAGTTGGGCTACCGACCCCCAGGCATTGAAGGCCGCTATGGAACTCGCGATCCAGAAGAGCCAGGACACGGGAAAGATTCGGAACGAGCGGGAGAAGATGGGGCGGAATTTGTCATGA
- a CDS encoding site-specific DNA-methyltransferase — protein sequence MANHKTKLELTWIGKENQPRLEPRILIEDPAKSCHAPFRVGDKDVFDNRLIFGDNLLALKALEWEFAGKIKCIYIDPPYNTGSAFTHYDDGVEHSLWLSLMRDRLEILRRLLAGDGSIWISIDDAEMPYLRVLMDEVFGRPCFIASNVWQKRYSRENREAIGDVHEYVLAYALDAETFKKTRNRIPIDEKSAAVYKNPNNDPKGRWRGIPMTAQGWRPNQMYPITTPSGVIHRPPEGRCWSTTEDNYKALLAEGRIWFGKNGDGQPNVIRYLTEVEGMVPWTWWPHDECGHTDEAKKEIHELFGKVDAFDTPKPERLLKRVLDIATSPGDWVLDSFAGSGTTGAVAHKMGRRWIMVELGEHCHTHIIPRLKQVIEGKDPGGITEAEGWKGGGGFRYYRMAPSLLQKDQFGNWVINRKYNAAMLTEAICKLEGFAYSPSDTVYWQHGRSTEKDFIYVTTQTLTREQVQKLSDEVGEGRSLLVMCGAFRVKNLDAFPNLTVKKIPKAVLSSCEWGKDDYSLEIKSLPMKPAEEESELVAPPSGKKPRTRAERRGQATLFDMTGKEGNE from the coding sequence ATGGCGAATCACAAGACCAAACTCGAGCTGACGTGGATCGGCAAGGAGAACCAGCCGAGGCTGGAGCCGCGCATCCTCATCGAGGACCCGGCGAAGTCCTGCCACGCCCCGTTCCGGGTGGGCGACAAAGACGTCTTCGACAACCGCCTCATCTTCGGGGACAACCTGCTCGCCTTGAAGGCGCTGGAGTGGGAATTCGCGGGGAAGATCAAGTGCATCTACATCGACCCGCCGTACAACACGGGATCGGCTTTCACACATTATGATGACGGCGTCGAGCACTCGCTTTGGCTGTCGTTGATGAGGGATCGCCTGGAAATCTTGCGGCGGCTGCTGGCAGGGGATGGCTCCATCTGGATCAGTATTGACGATGCCGAGATGCCGTACCTACGTGTTTTGATGGATGAAGTATTCGGACGCCCTTGTTTTATCGCGTCAAACGTTTGGCAGAAGCGATACTCCCGCGAAAACCGTGAAGCTATCGGTGACGTACACGAATACGTTCTTGCGTATGCGCTCGACGCGGAAACCTTCAAGAAGACTCGGAACCGCATCCCAATCGACGAGAAAAGCGCGGCGGTCTACAAGAATCCCAATAACGATCCCAAGGGCCGATGGCGCGGCATCCCAATGACCGCGCAGGGCTGGCGGCCAAATCAGATGTACCCGATCACAACGCCAAGCGGCGTTATTCATCGGCCGCCCGAAGGGCGTTGTTGGAGCACAACCGAGGACAACTATAAAGCGCTGCTCGCAGAAGGTCGTATCTGGTTCGGCAAGAATGGCGACGGCCAGCCCAATGTGATTCGCTACTTGACCGAAGTTGAGGGAATGGTTCCTTGGACTTGGTGGCCCCACGACGAGTGCGGTCACACCGACGAGGCGAAGAAGGAAATCCACGAGCTGTTCGGCAAGGTCGATGCCTTTGATACGCCAAAGCCCGAGCGTCTGCTCAAACGAGTCCTGGACATTGCCACCAGCCCCGGCGATTGGGTCCTCGACTCCTTCGCCGGTTCTGGCACGACCGGCGCGGTCGCTCACAAAATGGGCCGCCGCTGGATCATGGTTGAGCTGGGCGAGCACTGCCACACCCATATCATCCCGCGCCTGAAGCAGGTGATCGAAGGAAAAGACCCGGGCGGCATCACCGAGGCTGAAGGTTGGAAAGGCGGCGGGGGCTTCCGCTACTACCGCATGGCCCCGTCGCTCCTCCAAAAGGACCAGTTCGGGAACTGGGTCATCAACCGGAAGTACAACGCGGCCATGCTGACGGAGGCCATCTGCAAACTGGAGGGCTTCGCCTACTCTCCCAGCGACACGGTCTACTGGCAACACGGCCGTTCGACCGAGAAGGACTTCATCTACGTCACAACGCAGACGCTCACCCGCGAGCAGGTCCAGAAGCTCTCCGACGAGGTGGGCGAGGGCCGGAGTCTCCTCGTCATGTGCGGAGCGTTCCGCGTGAAGAACCTCGACGCGTTCCCGAACCTGACGGTGAAGAAAATCCCGAAGGCCGTCCTCTCCAGTTGCGAATGGGGCAAGGACGACTACAGCCTGGAGATCAAGAGCCTTCCCATGAAACCCGCCGAAGAAGAGTCGGAACTCGTTGCCCCGCCCTCGGGCAAAAAGCCGCGCACCAGGGCCGAGCGCCGGGGACAGGCCACGCTATTCGACATGACGGGCAAGGAGGGCAACGAATGA
- a CDS encoding putative DNA binding domain-containing protein, whose protein sequence is MTTTSIPTTIGQVAALVKRGEGATLEFKRSTGELKEGMRTLCAFLNGTGGTVLFGVRPEGTAEGQDVSDKTLRDIAQAADRFEPPAHVSIERIKGKEGREIVVVTAEGGRDGRPFTYEGHPYERVGSTTRRMPQAKYERLLVERGHAKRRWENLPAEGLALKDLDSKEILRTRDLAIQQNRISPETSRDIGEILDRLGLRIDGVLTQAAQVLYGTRFLPYYTQCLLKMGRFRGTEVTGEIVDNRQDHMHAFAMVREGMAFLERTMPLGARFPKGKIFREDRFPIPMDALREILLNAVMHRDYSHGSGYVAIAVFDDRIEIISYGRLPTGITVKQLSGKHDSKPVNPLIAGAFHRTGAVEVWGRGTNRVIAACKRHGIKPPKFKERQGFVAVTFNAEMVAGNAARPESQPESRPESQPESLALRVLASLEQEALSKAEISTRLGQKEVSGQLNKVIRALIGRGHIEYTLPDKPNSRLQKYRMTPAGEKTLKKPGGEDVK, encoded by the coding sequence ATGACGACCACATCGATTCCCACAACCATCGGGCAGGTCGCCGCCCTTGTGAAGCGGGGTGAAGGAGCAACGCTGGAGTTCAAACGCTCGACGGGCGAACTGAAAGAAGGCATGCGGACGCTCTGCGCCTTTCTGAATGGGACCGGAGGCACCGTGCTTTTCGGCGTCCGGCCCGAGGGGACCGCCGAGGGGCAGGACGTTTCCGACAAAACCCTCCGCGATATCGCGCAGGCCGCCGACCGCTTCGAGCCTCCCGCCCATGTTTCCATCGAACGCATCAAGGGCAAAGAGGGCCGCGAGATTGTAGTCGTCACGGCCGAGGGCGGCAGAGATGGCAGGCCCTTTACCTATGAGGGCCATCCTTACGAGCGCGTCGGCAGCACGACGCGCCGAATGCCGCAGGCGAAGTACGAGCGTCTGCTCGTCGAGCGTGGTCACGCCAAGCGTCGATGGGAGAACCTTCCCGCCGAAGGCCTGGCGTTGAAAGATCTGGACAGCAAGGAGATCTTGCGGACGCGCGATCTTGCCATTCAGCAGAATCGGATTTCACCGGAAACGAGCCGCGACATCGGCGAGATTCTCGACCGGCTCGGCCTGCGCATTGACGGCGTCCTGACACAGGCGGCGCAGGTGCTGTACGGCACGAGATTCCTCCCCTACTACACCCAGTGCCTGCTCAAGATGGGCCGTTTCCGGGGCACCGAGGTCACCGGCGAAATCGTGGACAACCGGCAGGATCATATGCACGCCTTCGCTATGGTGCGGGAAGGCATGGCTTTTCTCGAACGGACGATGCCGCTCGGCGCGCGCTTCCCAAAGGGCAAGATCTTTCGGGAGGATCGCTTCCCGATTCCGATGGACGCTCTTCGGGAGATTCTGCTGAATGCCGTCATGCACCGCGACTATTCCCACGGCTCCGGCTACGTCGCCATTGCCGTCTTCGACGACCGGATCGAGATCATCAGTTACGGTCGTCTTCCCACCGGCATCACGGTGAAGCAGCTTTCGGGCAAACACGACTCGAAGCCGGTCAACCCGTTGATCGCCGGAGCCTTTCATCGTACCGGCGCGGTGGAGGTTTGGGGCCGGGGCACAAACCGGGTGATTGCCGCGTGCAAACGTCACGGTATTAAGCCGCCCAAGTTCAAGGAGCGGCAGGGCTTCGTGGCCGTGACGTTCAACGCGGAGATGGTCGCTGGTAACGCGGCCCGGCCAGAGTCGCAGCCAGAGTCACGGCCAGAGTCGCAGCCAGAGTCGTTGGCCCTGCGGGTGCTCGCGTCGCTTGAGCAGGAAGCGTTGAGCAAGGCCGAGATTTCCACCCGCCTTGGACAGAAGGAGGTTTCGGGGCAGCTCAACAAGGTGATTCGCGCGCTTATTGGGCGCGGGCACATCGAGTACACGTTGCCGGACAAACCCAACAGCCGCCTGCAAAAGTACCGCATGACCCCGGCCGGAGAGAAGACGCTGAAGAAACCCGGTGGGGAGGACGTGAAATGA
- the rmuC gene encoding DNA recombination protein RmuC produces the protein MTYFLCALGGLVVGGLVAWLLASARVAKSLSARIEDLARQANTAEGRASGLEATVAELRAQNQRASEDFTKIRDQLSSENGARVKAETRLAETVQRLEEEKKLLEDAKAKLTDTFKALAGDTLNNNTTAFLKLAKETLDKVLMDAKGDLGQRQEAIQGLVKPLAESITKFEEHVRAIEKNRNEAYSGLTEHLKGLSASQQQLQKETANLVTALRKPQVRGRWGEMTLRRVVELAGMSEHCDFAEQVTANTEEGRQRPDLVVRLPAAREIVVDAKVSLEAYLDAVAADSEEARKDAMMRHAAQVRSHMNALANKQYWAQFTQAPEFVVMFIPGESFFGAAVDADHSLIEDGLEQRVVLATPTTLIALLRAVAYGWRQEQVAKNAQEISELGKQLYERMRTLAEYIGEIGKGLEKANASYNSAVGSMEARVLPAARRFKDLGAAPGAELPSVQPIETTPRALTAPEHSGDLSDRQGTQLIGSEDAPLPIDDGGGDGAGKRETPDA, from the coding sequence ATGACCTATTTCCTCTGTGCATTGGGTGGTCTGGTGGTCGGTGGCCTTGTGGCTTGGCTGCTCGCGTCCGCACGCGTTGCAAAATCACTGTCCGCCAGGATCGAGGACCTCGCACGGCAGGCAAACACGGCCGAGGGCCGGGCCTCTGGATTGGAAGCGACCGTCGCCGAACTGCGCGCGCAGAACCAGAGGGCCTCCGAGGATTTCACGAAGATCAGGGACCAGTTGTCCAGCGAGAACGGCGCGAGGGTGAAGGCCGAAACCCGGCTGGCGGAGACCGTTCAACGGCTTGAGGAAGAGAAGAAACTTCTGGAGGACGCGAAGGCCAAGCTGACGGATACCTTCAAGGCACTCGCTGGGGACACCCTCAACAACAACACGACGGCGTTCCTGAAACTGGCTAAGGAGACCCTCGACAAAGTCCTCATGGACGCGAAAGGCGACCTCGGCCAGCGCCAGGAGGCCATCCAGGGCCTGGTCAAGCCCCTGGCGGAGTCCATCACGAAGTTCGAGGAGCACGTCCGCGCGATTGAGAAGAACCGGAATGAGGCGTATTCGGGGCTGACGGAGCACCTGAAGGGCCTCTCCGCAAGCCAGCAGCAACTGCAGAAGGAAACCGCGAACCTGGTCACGGCACTGCGAAAGCCACAGGTGCGGGGCCGTTGGGGAGAGATGACGTTGCGCCGCGTTGTGGAATTGGCGGGAATGTCCGAGCACTGCGATTTCGCCGAACAGGTCACCGCCAACACCGAGGAAGGCAGGCAGCGTCCTGATCTCGTCGTCCGCTTGCCCGCCGCGCGCGAAATCGTCGTGGATGCCAAGGTCTCCCTGGAGGCTTACCTCGACGCGGTCGCGGCGGATTCTGAAGAAGCGCGCAAAGACGCCATGATGCGGCACGCGGCGCAGGTCCGTAGCCACATGAACGCCCTTGCCAACAAGCAGTACTGGGCGCAGTTCACCCAGGCCCCCGAATTCGTCGTCATGTTCATTCCCGGCGAATCGTTTTTCGGCGCGGCGGTGGACGCGGATCACAGCCTCATCGAGGACGGCCTGGAACAACGCGTGGTGCTGGCGACTCCGACGACCCTGATCGCCCTGCTTCGTGCTGTCGCTTATGGCTGGCGGCAGGAGCAGGTCGCCAAAAACGCCCAGGAGATCAGCGAACTCGGAAAGCAACTCTACGAACGCATGAGAACCCTTGCCGAGTACATCGGCGAGATCGGCAAGGGGCTTGAGAAAGCCAATGCGTCCTACAACAGCGCCGTGGGATCGATGGAGGCACGCGTCCTGCCCGCCGCGCGGCGATTCAAGGATCTAGGCGCTGCCCCTGGTGCCGAGCTACCATCGGTCCAGCCCATCGAAACGACCCCGCGCGCGCTGACGGCACCGGAGCATTCCGGGGATTTGAGTGATCGCCAAGGGACGCAACTGATCGGCTCTGAGGATGCTCCTCTACCTATTGATGATGGCGGTGGAGATGGCGCGGGTAAAAGAGAGACGCCGGACGCATGA
- a CDS encoding DEAD/DEAH box helicase family protein: protein MTTPYHSQYWAHALTLRGATGSIEALSRSIAGSRVDLNPHQVDAALFAIRSPLTRGVILADEVGLGKTIEAGIVISQRWAERKRRILVIVPATLRKQWQQELESKFYLPTRVLDSRAFNALAEEGISNPFDSPEKLVICSYHFASAKANEIHRVPWDLVVIDEAHRLRNVYKKASRLARRIADAVGSSPKLLLTATPLQNSLMELYGLASVIDDHLFGDATSFRDRFVRAADERGRNADLRARLQPICARTLRKQVVEYIPFTRRIPITQDFLPSDAEHELYEAISDYLQRDQLIALPAGQRTLITLVLRKLLASSTFAIAATLDRLAMRLEAISSNPENLLDDEDLEGVDELQDELEEEKEAEESEEEKPVEEPPRIDPERLKTEIADLRRFVERAKRITVNAKGEALIPALKIAFDKAGELGAQRKAVLFTESRRTQQYLFDLLSRNGYEGKLVMMNGSNNDPQSKAIYETWKARQEKKDGLTGSRAVDMKAAIVDHFRDHATVLIATEAAAEGVNLQFASLVVNYDLPWNPQRIEQRIGRCHRYGQKHDVVVVNFLNRRNEADQRVFEILSEKFRLFDGVFGSSDEVLGALESGVDIERRIAQVYQTCRNTDEIKTAFDRLQTELDEQIQARMAQTRQTLLENFDEDVSARLRVHRDRTLESLGERERWLLELTRTELDGHARFEPARPRFQYTGSHARQGWYHFDWKEAEKNGDTFYRQDHPLASHVLQQAMARELPTEALRLDYAGHGQVVSILKPYVGTSGWLELSKLTVESLDIEEFLIFAARADDGRALDDETCRKLMLLPAVQEGPAKDVAPDLFAIREAEMKSRLKQVEERNGKFFDEEVLKLDGWSDDLKQGLEREIKELDRQIREFRKTSVMAAALKDKLEAQKGLKSLEGERNRKRRELFDAQDAIDAQRDELIKRIEGQLRQRHTVKPVFTFRWRLA, encoded by the coding sequence ATGACGACTCCTTACCACAGTCAATACTGGGCCCATGCGCTCACCCTGCGCGGCGCGACGGGGAGCATCGAGGCGCTCTCCCGTTCCATTGCCGGGTCGCGGGTCGATCTCAATCCGCATCAGGTGGACGCGGCGCTCTTCGCCATCCGCTCGCCGCTCACGCGCGGCGTCATCCTGGCCGACGAGGTCGGCTTGGGAAAGACCATCGAGGCCGGGATCGTGATCTCCCAGCGATGGGCCGAGCGCAAGCGCCGCATCCTCGTCATCGTGCCCGCGACGCTCCGAAAGCAGTGGCAGCAGGAGTTGGAGAGCAAATTCTACTTGCCCACGCGGGTTCTCGACTCACGGGCGTTCAATGCGCTGGCGGAGGAAGGTATCTCCAACCCGTTCGATTCCCCAGAAAAACTCGTGATTTGCTCCTACCACTTCGCGTCCGCGAAGGCGAACGAGATTCACCGCGTCCCCTGGGACCTCGTCGTCATCGATGAGGCGCACCGGCTGCGGAACGTCTACAAAAAAGCGAGCAGGTTGGCCCGCAGAATCGCGGACGCCGTGGGGAGTTCGCCCAAGCTCCTCCTGACGGCCACGCCGCTTCAGAACTCGCTCATGGAGCTCTACGGCCTGGCCAGCGTCATCGACGATCATCTTTTCGGGGACGCGACCTCTTTCCGAGATCGGTTCGTCCGGGCGGCGGACGAACGCGGGCGGAACGCCGATCTGCGCGCCCGCCTGCAGCCCATCTGCGCCCGTACCCTACGCAAACAGGTCGTGGAGTACATCCCGTTCACGCGGCGCATCCCGATCACCCAGGACTTCCTGCCGAGCGACGCGGAGCACGAACTTTACGAGGCCATCTCCGATTACCTGCAGCGCGATCAGCTCATCGCCCTGCCCGCGGGTCAGCGCACGCTGATCACGCTGGTCCTGCGGAAACTCCTCGCCTCTTCCACGTTCGCCATCGCCGCCACGCTGGACAGGCTGGCCATGCGGCTGGAGGCTATTTCCTCCAACCCCGAGAACCTGCTCGACGACGAGGACCTCGAAGGCGTCGATGAACTCCAAGACGAGCTGGAAGAAGAGAAAGAAGCGGAGGAATCCGAGGAGGAGAAACCCGTCGAGGAGCCTCCGCGCATCGACCCGGAACGACTCAAGACCGAGATCGCCGACCTGCGGCGGTTCGTGGAGCGCGCCAAGCGCATCACGGTGAACGCGAAAGGCGAGGCCCTGATCCCCGCGTTGAAGATTGCCTTCGACAAGGCCGGGGAGCTTGGAGCGCAGCGCAAGGCCGTTCTCTTCACCGAATCGCGCCGGACCCAGCAGTACCTTTTCGACCTGCTCTCGCGCAACGGGTACGAGGGCAAGCTTGTGATGATGAACGGATCGAACAACGACCCGCAGTCGAAGGCGATCTACGAGACCTGGAAGGCGCGCCAGGAGAAGAAGGACGGCCTGACCGGCTCCCGCGCCGTGGACATGAAGGCCGCCATTGTCGATCATTTCCGCGACCACGCTACGGTCCTCATTGCCACGGAGGCGGCCGCCGAAGGCGTGAACCTCCAGTTCGCCTCGCTCGTGGTGAACTACGACCTGCCCTGGAATCCCCAGCGCATCGAGCAGCGGATCGGCCGCTGTCACCGCTACGGTCAGAAGCACGACGTGGTGGTCGTCAACTTCCTCAACCGGCGCAACGAGGCGGACCAGCGAGTCTTCGAGATCCTGAGCGAGAAGTTCCGGCTTTTCGACGGCGTCTTCGGGTCGAGCGACGAGGTCCTGGGCGCGCTGGAGTCCGGCGTGGACATCGAGCGCCGCATCGCCCAGGTCTACCAGACCTGCCGGAACACGGACGAGATCAAGACTGCCTTCGACCGACTCCAGACCGAACTGGACGAGCAGATTCAGGCGCGCATGGCCCAGACCCGGCAGACCTTGCTGGAGAACTTCGACGAGGACGTGAGCGCGCGTCTGCGCGTCCACCGCGACCGGACGCTCGAAAGCCTGGGCGAACGGGAACGCTGGCTCCTGGAACTGACGCGAACGGAGCTTGACGGCCACGCCCGGTTCGAGCCCGCGCGGCCGCGCTTCCAGTACACGGGGTCGCACGCGCGGCAAGGGTGGTATCACTTCGACTGGAAAGAGGCCGAGAAGAACGGCGATACCTTCTACCGGCAGGACCACCCCCTCGCCTCCCACGTCCTCCAGCAGGCGATGGCCCGCGAGCTACCCACGGAAGCGCTGCGCTTGGACTACGCGGGCCACGGCCAGGTGGTAAGCATCCTCAAACCCTACGTGGGAACCTCCGGCTGGCTGGAGCTTTCCAAGCTCACGGTCGAGTCCCTCGACATCGAGGAGTTCCTGATCTTCGCCGCCCGCGCGGACGACGGCCGCGCCCTCGATGATGAAACCTGCAGAAAGCTGATGCTCCTACCAGCGGTTCAGGAAGGCCCAGCCAAGGACGTCGCGCCCGACCTTTTCGCCATCCGCGAGGCCGAGATGAAGTCCCGGCTCAAGCAGGTGGAGGAACGCAACGGAAAGTTCTTCGACGAGGAGGTCCTCAAACTTGACGGCTGGTCCGACGATCTCAAGCAGGGACTCGAACGCGAGATCAAGGAGCTCGACCGGCAGATACGGGAATTCCGTAAGACCTCCGTGATGGCCGCCGCGCTCAAGGACAAGCTGGAGGCCCAGAAGGGGCTCAAGTCGCTGGAGGGCGAGCGGAACCGGAAGCGCCGGGAGCTTTTCGACGCGCAGGACGCCATCGACGCCCAGCGCGATGAACTCATCAAGCGGATCGAGGGACAACTGCGCCAGCGTCACACGGTGAAGCCGGTGTTCACGTTTCGGTGGAGGCTGGCATGA
- a CDS encoding TIR domain-containing protein: MKRVFLSFLHEDIWEVNQFRAVIGNEYVGAMAYDESLKDPVKSLSVPYIQSKLTDMINRASMAILLVSDDSWKDPDGWLEWEMTTAWNLDKQVAAMKFKNASYARDPAFLPKFKISAAQWNIDTIRRWMANEGA; the protein is encoded by the coding sequence ATGAAACGAGTGTTTTTGAGCTTCCTCCACGAGGATATTTGGGAGGTCAACCAGTTCCGGGCGGTCATCGGCAACGAGTACGTCGGTGCGATGGCCTACGACGAGTCTCTCAAGGACCCGGTTAAGTCCCTCAGCGTTCCCTATATCCAGTCCAAACTCACCGACATGATAAACCGGGCGAGCATGGCAATTCTCTTGGTATCGGACGACTCGTGGAAGGACCCTGATGGTTGGCTGGAGTGGGAGATGACGACCGCCTGGAACCTCGACAAGCAGGTCGCGGCTATGAAGTTCAAGAACGCATCTTATGCGCGCGACCCGGCGTTCCTTCCCAAGTTCAAGATCTCGGCTGCCCAGTGGAACATCGACACGATTCGGCGGTGGATGGCCAACGAGGGAGCGTGA